The Methanocella arvoryzae MRE50 DNA window CGATAGCCAGAAAGCTTCAATGCTCTGCTGAACTCCTTCAAGTATAATACCGAGATACTGGATAACACGCTTGTCTCCATGCCGTCAGCCCGCCGTGCCGCCGTAGATCTAAAAAAGGGGCCTTGCTATTCCAGTACGGGTTGTCTCTGTGTCGCCGTGCCGCCGTGGTTTAAATAACCATCCAGCAGTCGTTTCTCGCATTGTCGCCGTGCCGCCGTGGTTCAAAGATTTGTTTTCCGGTTGTCAGGATAAAGGGCTGTGCTGCTGTGGCTCGTTATTGCCTTGGCTTTTTGATTCTCGTGTCCATCGCTCTCTGGATTCAAATTCAAAAAGCATATAACATTTCACGCCGTTAATTTCTAGTTAAGAGGTCTGATCATGAGTACTTACGAGGAACTCTCATCTAAGCTCAAGTCTATCCTGGCCCTGAAGGGCTCGCCTGTTGCTGTCAAGCTGGTACGCTCTAAGGAAGAGGTTCCGGCTGGCATTGTGGAGCTGGGCGAGAAGGTGAGGCACTGTGAGATGGTGCAAAAGGCCCGGGCGGGCGAGGTGTTTTACGCCCCGAAGGAGAAGCACGCCTGTGCCGGGGGCGCCAGTGCGCTGGGCCTTATGGAGACTCCGGCCAACATCCGGAGTGGTGATTTCTACTTCAGCCTTGGCAGGTTCAGCACGAAGAATGCGGCGAAGCGGACGGTCGATGAGGTGCCACGGCTCGACGAGCAGTATTATGCCACTGTATACGCGCCGCTGGAGAAGGCGGCTTTTCAGCCTGACGCCATCGTCATCATCGGCAATCCGAAGCAGCTCCTCCGCATTGCGCAGGCGAACATCTACGGCAGCGGCGGCAGGAATTTCATCGACTTTTCGGGCATCCAGTCCGTGTGCTCTGACGCAGTCGCCGAGCCCATCCTGACCGGGGAGATTTGCGCTTCCTTCGGGTGTAACGGCTCCCGGAAGAACGCGAAGATCGAGGATGACGAGCTTATCGCTGGCATCCCTGTGGAGAAGCTTGAGTCCACTGTTGCGGCGCTGGAAAAAGTAGCAGTCGCGAAATAAATATTAGTATTTAGGTACGGCGACCCGGGCGGGCGGTCGGGTGATCGTATCTGCCCGGGCAGCAATCCATTTTATTTCTTATTATAGGCAATCGCTGCACTGTACGTTTCTGATTACAGTCGGTGGAGATCATCGCTAATATCAGCGACCGATTTCGCTTTTTATCATTTCTAACATTTTTACAGACAAACGTATAGTATTTGCTGGTGTGCAGGATGCGTGACCTGTCTGAACTAGGTTCATTCGCTGCAGAAGCGATTAAGAACGATACGGTGTCTTTTATTGCGTGGCAGAGGGACGGGTCTATCATCACTGTTAATCCTCCGTTCTATGAGCTGACCGGGCAATCGCAGGAGCAGGTCGAGAAAGAGCTGTGGCCTGGCAAGTTTACGACGCAAGAGTCCAAAGCTCATATCCTTGCCGGGATGGATGATCAGGACCTGGGACGGGAAGCGCGTAAGCAGGAAGTTTCAATTGTCCGGGCAGATGGAACCTTACTGCCTGTGGAGCTGATCATAAACCGGTATCAACCCGCCGGGGGCCCGGTCCCCATCTACTACGCCTTCATCACGGAAATCGTCGAGCGCAAGAGGAGTATTCGAGAGCTGGCAGAAAAGGAAGAGCTCTTCAGGGCTCTTTCAGAAACTGCCCTGGCTGCCGTTTTGCTGGTCCAGAACAACAGGGTAATTTATGCCAACCCGGAAGCGATGGAGATGGTCGGGTATAGCTCTGATGATCTTAAGAATATTTATTACTGGGACCTGATCCACCCGGATTTCAAAGACGAGATCATAAAATATGGGGATTTGCTACTGCATGGTAAAAGCCTCCCTGCCAGGTTCGAGATCAAGTTCGTCCGGAAGGACGGGGAAGAGCGGTGGTGTGATGTCAGCGTGGGGCCTGTTGTCTATAAGGGGAAAATGTCTGGCGTGATCACGGCCCTGGATATCACGGAACGTAAGAAGTCCGATCTGGCGCTGAAGGAGAGCGAGGAGAAGTTCCGGGTGCTGTCGGAGCTGTCGCCCATGGCGATCTTCATGTATCAGGGCACAAAGCTCATCTATGCTAACCTGACTGCGACGATGTTTACAGGTTACAGCCGCGAGGAAATTGTCCAGAAGGATTTCTGGGAGATGGTGCACCCTAAGTATAAGGATATGGTCAGGCAGTACGGCCTGGCGAGGCAGAGGGGAGAGCCGGTCCCGGCAGAGTATGAGATTGAGTACATCACCAAAGACGGGGAGCTACGGTGGGCTCAGTTTACGGCCGGCCAAATCGAGTACCTGGGCAAGCCTGCAGGTATTGTGACAGCTATAGATACGACGGAGCGAAAGCATTATGAGATCGCTCTGGCCGACGCTAAAGCTCAGGCAGAGCTGTACGTGGATCTGATGGGCCACGATATCAACAACATGAACCAGGCTTCGCTGGGGTTTCTGGAAATGGCCACAGACAAGCTTCTTGCGACAGGGTATTTGTCCGAGGAGGATTTGCAGTTGATCACTAATGCGGTCGATTCGCTGAAAAGCAGCTCCAGCCTGATCGACAGCGTTCGCAAGCTCCAGAAAGAAAAGCGCGGAGGCCTCGCGCCAGTTGTGATCGATGTAACCCGGATACTCGGAGATGTCAAAAGCCAGTTTTCGGCTGTGCCAGGGCGTAATATAAACATCAACTATTCGGCTCAATCCCACTGTAAAGTTCGGGCTAACGAGCTAGTCAGAGACGTATTCGTTAATCTCGTGGGTAATGCGATCAAGCATTCCAGCGGTGATCTAACGATCAATATTTTCGTGAAATCTGTAGCTGAGCAGGGGCAATTGTTCTGCCGGATCGATATAGATGATACCGGACCTGGCATTTCGGACGAGCGGAAGCAGGCTATCTTTCAACGCTCGGTCAGGGATCAGTCGAAGCTGACGGGGAAAGGCCTCGGGCTATACCTGGTGAGGACCCTCGTCGACGACTATAAGGGCAGGATATGGGTGGAGGACAGGGTGCCGGGCGATTATTCGAAGGGTGCCAGGTTCGTGGTGCTGTTGCCTGCAGTGGCGGATAGTGCGACGAATAATTAAGGGTATCGTAGAGCTGGAGAGCCGTATCTCGTTTTGCTATGGAATCCTGTCAAAGATCCGCCTTTTTAATCTTTCGGCTGGAAGAGTTGTGACATATATAATTTTCAAAAGTAGCTCTTGATGAAGCCTATAATTTCGTTGTATAATGTTATATGGTCTTCGCTGTCGTAAGGCATGTCACGCGGGTCCACTTCCAGCGTGATAGGGCCTTTATACTTATATTCTCTGAGCCTGGACAGGAACATGCCCAGCGGCAATAAACCGAAGCCGGGGAAAATGTGTCCTCGCGATGCCTGGCCGCCATAGTCGCTGAAGTGGACGTTTTTTATTCTGGGGATCAGCATGTCGCAGGATAACAGGATGTCCATGCCTGAAGCTGCGCAGTCGGAGACGTCGAAGTTGACAGAGAGGTCGTGCTCGTATACGAAGTCTCTTAGTCCTTTTATATTAAAGATCGGCTTACTCAACACGGCGGTTTTATACGTATTCTCTATAGCTATTTTTTGTTTACCCAGCTTCTCGACGTATCTGCGGACCTGTTCGGAGAAAATTTTTCTCAATGGCCAGCTGAGCACTGATGCGCTGGGCGTTTTGAATACAACGATTTCCGGGTCGACTTCTTCTATTACCTCATAGTCTGAAGTATTATCTAATAGGTAATAGCTAAGCGGATCCTGCGCTATGACACTCTTTATGGGCAGGCCGTGCTCGAGAGCAAGAAGGTTCATGCGTTCAGGGTCTGAACCCATGGCACGTGATTCAATTTCAACGCCATCGAAGCCTGACCGCTCGGCTATGTCGAAGGCTCTGATATAGTCCTTGAACCTTCCTCCGGGCCGCAGCTGTAAGAGTACTTCGGGCATATGGCGTGGGTACGCCTGACGAAAATATAGTATATTTGGCAGAAAAATCTACATATTGTAGTATTTTTCCGTGATTTTTAGGTTGACGTCACCTTTCATTACGTATACTTTGGATGAAACGTCGTGGTGCAGGATCTCCCGCTCTACAAAGTAGTTGTTGTCCCTCAGAGCGTCGCCGATGGGAGTTTTCTCTTCCCTCATGATGTCGATGAATTTCGGAGGATTATTTGCTATGTCTATGTCTACGGTAGAGTGTACTATGATCTTGTTGCCGATGATGAACTCTGAGATGCGGTAGATGTGGCCGTCTTTCTCTTCCTGACCGATCACTTTGAACTCTACGTTGGCGTAGTTGTCGTTGAGGTAGCGGGTCGTAGAGATGGTGGAGTTGAGTAAAACGTTGTACCACGGCATGACGTTATCCTCTGAAAAATTGTCAGGCGAATAAATAGAATTGAACATCTCATTACGAGATGTTCAACGTGTTATATAACTTTTTTGGGTTTCAGGCCTTCACGTACAGAGTGCCTTTTCCGGCCTCTGCGCGGTCACCGGTGTATACCTTGAACGGCATCTTCTTGCCGTCGAGTTCTACTTCTTCCGTTGATTTGAGGGCGAAGCCTGGCATCATGGTGCCGATCTTGCCGAGGACGTAGATGGTGCCGCGGGTCATCTGGGCGCCGACTCTGCTTTCGGCGTTGCCGTGGATGATGATCTTTCCGCCGGGCTCTTTTGCGCCGACAGCTCTGCCGGCGTGGATGCCGGCGTTGATGGTGACGTTGCCGTGCACCGTTATAGTGCCGCCGATCATGTATTCGCCTATGTCGCAGCCTGCGTTGCCTTTGACCAGGATGTTGCCGCCTTTCATGCCTCTCCAGTCGCCACGGTATGCTGCGCCCAGGTAGTTGCCGGCGTTGCCCTCGATGACGAGGTCGCCGCCTTCCATCTGGATGCCTGCGAAGGCGTCGGCGTTGCCTTTGACGAGGATGCTGCCGCCCTTCATCCAGGCGCCGCAGTACATGTCTACGTCGCCCTTGCAAAGGATGGCGCCGGCGGTCATCTTCGAGCCGATGTACTTGACTCTGGGAACGCTGCCGTTGATGACGATTGCCTGCTCTTCGGCTGTAGCGGCAGTGGTGCCGCTGATGTCGAAGAACTTGCCGAGGCGGTGGGTGGTGTTACCCTCCCACACCTGCATGTCAGCGATCTCTTCCAGAGTCTTGCCCGCGAAGTTGTCCGGGGTGATACATTCAGCTTCGAGCACGAGGTACTTTTCCCCGTTTGGCGTTAAGGTAACTTTTTCCATGATTAGTTGCCTCCTGCCAGCGGCCCTGCCTTAATTACCTGCTGATGCGGGGCATAGACGTCCTGCACCGGGTAGTTGTTCAGGGTGACCGAGTAGTACTTCAGGAACTTTTCCACGATATCGTTCATGACTTCCTTGTTGTTAAAGCCGTCTGCATCGGACCAGATAGTGTACTTCGGAGCGTCTACAGACACGACTTCGCCATCCTTGACGACGATATCGCCGCCCTTGATGGTGTAAGCCGCTCCTTCGAGAGCCTTGACGAGTACTTCCGGCTGCTGGCCGATGTCGGTGGTCTTCGGGTCCAGATCGTAGATGGAGACGTCGCCGTCTGCGCCTATGCCGAGGTGGCCCTTGTTCCTGGACATGCCGAGCGCCTTTGCGGGGCCTGCCCTGGTCATCTGGGCGAGCTCGTAGAGGCTCAGTTCCCTGTCGATGTCCTTGATCTGAGTTCTCTCTGCAACCCACTTGTGGAGAGTTGCGAGCTTGGCGTCCCTGGCCTTCTTGCTCATGAGCCAGCTTGCGACGACCGGGTACCTGGTGAACGGACCTGCGTTCGGGTGGTCAGTAGTCAGGAAGCACTTCATCGGATCCTTGACAAGCAGACCGAGCTCTAAACCGGTTGCCCACTGGATACCGAAGACGTGGTTCCTGGAGTCGTAGATAAACGGCACTACGCCGGAGCCGGTTTCCAGCTCTACATCTACGTTTGCCCACTTCAGGTGGTTGGTAGAGTGCAGGGTGAACTCGAACGGGCCGTCTGCTGTCATCGTCGTGGTCTCGTCTAAGGTAACGAAGCCTACGTCGATGGTCAGGTGGTCGTGGTTATTCACGTAATTGGCGATCTCGTCAGCCTTGGATACGAAGTCCTTCCACGCAGTTCCGCCGTAGGAGTTGAACTGGGCGTGGGTGAAGTGGACGTTCTGGTTTCTGCCCGACTTCTTGTTGGTCCTGATGTTCTCGGTCAGGGCCAGGGTCTTGAGCGTGGTGGTGTAGTTGCCAGGGTGTCCGAGGTTGTTGCCGTGCAGGTGAATCGAGTGCGGCAGACCAAGCCTTTCGTTGGTCTCGCACAGGCCCGTGATGATGTCCTTCGGCGTGACGTCGAAGTACGGTACGGGGTCGTCGATGTCCGTGCAGTTCTTACCCCAGCCCCAGGCTTCCGTTCCGCCGGGGTTGACGATCTTAATGGCGCTGCCCTTAGTTGCCTTAAGGATCCACGCGACGTATGCGTCCAGGTTTTCCTTCTGGCCTTTTTTGATGTATTCCATCACGAGCCAGTTGTTGCCCAGCAGTGTGAAGGCTGACTGGTCCAGGATCGGGGTGTCGTGCATTTCCTCGTGGGTGTGCCTTGCCAGAAGGGGCGGCATGGCCGCCTCGTTGACGAAGGTGTAGCCGAGCTTGGCGTACCTGTACGCGGTGACGAAGGTGCTCGGGACGGAGAAGCCTCCGCCTGCCCTTAGCAAGTCTGTGCGGTGCTCCATGGTGTCGTGGAGCTTGTCCTCGGGCCTGTACATACGGCCCACGTTGACCTTGGGGCCTGCTACGTGGGTGTGGATGTCGACACCGCCGGGCATCACTACTTTGCCCTTAGCATCGATGACCTTCGCCTTAGTGGACAGCTTGGAGGGCTCAACGATCTTGCCGTTCTGGATAGCGATGTCCTTAACATCGCCCTTGACGCCATTTAACGGGTCGTATACATACCCGTTCTTGATGAGTACCTCATTTTGAACTTTCAGTGGCTTTGCAGACATGATCTATACCTCTCACTGTCCTTTCTTCTCTGCCTTGATCTCCTTCACTCTCGCCAGGATTCTCTCCAGGATTTCCTTGTCGGAGAGGATGCCTTCCGGAGCGTCACAGACCTTTCTGCAGCGGATGGGCACGTTGTCCATACGGTAAGCGTTGCCTTCTTCCTCGACACCTACGATAGTCGACGGTATGACGATCTTGCTGATGCCGGTCGTCGGGGTCTCGTGCGGGTCGATGCAGATGGTCGGGATCTGGGCGTAATACTTCATGGACGATACCGGGAAGTGTGCGCCAGGATCGGATGCGATCACTAAGGCTGCGTCACATTCCTGCCTCTGCAATATGTCATTCGCCGCGGTCTCGCCCGGGTTGTACCTGGGGTAGCCTCTGGAGAAGTCCATGCTGAACGGGAAGCCGCTCTGCCAGCTCATGACCTGGCCGCTGCCGGTCACGTTGTAGTGGCCTCTCATAGCGACGAGGGTGAACTTAGTGTACTTATTCATGTCGGCCACGAAAGAAATCGCAATGTCGATGTTCCTGTGCTTGCCGATGGACTGGGTAACACCCATTCCGAAGAACAAGACGCCGAACTTCCTGGACTTGCACAGATCTCCCAGTGCCTTGATGTCCTCTTTCTTGACGCCGCCTACCACGTCGGGGATGTCCTCGCCACGGATGACAGTCCTGAGGGCGTCTAGAAGCTCGTAGTCCTTGCCCTGTTCGACCTGGACGTGAATGTCCGCCTGCTTCGCGGTGTCAGTCGGCCTCGGATCTACGACGACCATAGTCCTGTCCTTGAAGCCTCTCTCTGTGAAGAAGCCTCTCGGATAGGTCGTGTACCTGCTCATGTGCCTCGGGTGGGCGTGTACGGGGTTGCAGCCCCAGTAGATGATGAGGTCTGCTCTGTTCTTGACTTCACCGAGAGTGCAGCACGGAGCGCCTACAGTCTGGATGGCCATCACGGAGGGGCCGTGGCAGACGGACGCGGTGTTGTCGGTGACTGCGCCGCATACTTCTGCAAGTTCGTTGCCGACTGCCTGCGCCTCACACGAGGTAGAGGACCAGCCGTACATTAACGGTCTGCGGGCGTTTGCCAGGATCTGGGCTGCCCTCTCGATTGCGTAATCGTAGGATACGGGGGCGAACTCTGCGGAGTTATCCTCCCTCTCCATGGGGGCGAGGATCCTGTGGCCTGCCTGAGCAGACTTGAACTTCTCATTGCCAATCACACATGCGTTAAGCGTGTCGACGATCCGGTTGCCGTCCATAATCACCTTGATATCGTCGCACAACGTGCCGCAGAAGGGGCAAACAACATCCGTGACTACCTTGAGGTTCTTCATCTCAGTAGTAGCCTGAGTCTTAGATTCCATCATGTTTAGGCCTCCTGCTTGAGGTTTAAGGTGGTCTTCTGGAGCAGCTTTATGCCGTTCTCGACTGTCTCGCCGGGCGCTGGCTCGATCGTGACCTTGACTCCCTTGAAGCTGGGCATCCCGGTCGAGTACATTTCTGTACTGATGACCTGGTTAGCCCACGGCCCCATGGGAATAAAGGCCAGCCCAGGGTGCGGGCCCTGGGTTGCCTTGACCGCCCTGACGATTACAGTACCGTAAGCGGATGTTACCTTTACGGTCTGGCCCGGGAACACGTGAAGCTTCTTCATGTCAGCGACATCAAGCTCACATATTCCACAGGCCTTAATGTAACCGTCGTCATGCTTGTGGCCTTCGATTGCCACACCCTGCCAGACGGTCCGGCCTGATATAAGATTTACTTCTATCGAGTTAGTCATCTTCGGGTCTCCTTACGCCCGTGTTACTGTTTCTGTAACGGGGCTGCTTCGACTTTCTTGCCAGCGCTTATCTTCGAGAGTTCAGCGAGGTCATCGTCTGCTGCTGCAGCACCGTGGGCTGCGGCGGCGACCTTCTTCTGGACAGGGCTGGGGCCGAGCTTCTTGATGTCGGCGACCATGTTCTTGACGACCTCTGCCCACAGGGCACCTTCGGATGCCGAGACGAAGGTCATCTTGAGCCTCTTGCCGTCCAGGCCCATCTCTTCCAGGACCTTCCTGGTGAGGGCTACACGGCGCCTCGCCTTGTAGTTACCAGCTATGTAGTGGCAGTCGCCGATGTGGCAGCCGGACACGAGAACCGCGTCCGCGCCCAGGGAGAATGCCTCCATGATGAAAGCCGGGTCGACACGTCCGGTACACATGATACGTACTACACGGACGTTGGGGGGATACTGGGCTCTGGATACACCTGCGAGGTCAGCGCCTGCGTAGGTACACCAGTTGCACAGGATACCGAGGATTTTTGGTTCAAATTCGTCAGCCATTTTAGACACCGCCTGCAGGAGTGAATAATGCAGCTATCTGCGCTCTGATCTGGGGGTTGGTGAAGTGCTGCATCCTGATTGCCTTTGCCGGGCAGGCGCCACCGCAGGTGCCGCAGCCCTTACACATAGCGTCGTTCAGGTTAGCCTTCCTCTTGCCATCTTCGATATCGACCATGGTGATAGCCTTGTACGGGCAGAGTCCTACGCATACGCCGCAGCCGGAGCAGAGTGCATCGTCGACTTTGCCTGCGATCGGCTCGAGCATGACTTTACCCTGGTTGATGGGTACTGCCGCTGCTGCAGCTGCACCAGCTGCCTGGGCTACTGTGTCGGGGATGTCTTTCGGTCCCTGGCAGCAGCCTGCGAGGAAGATACCGTCGGTCGAGGTCGAGAACGGGTTCAGCTTGGGGTGAGCCTCGAGCAGGAACTGGTCTGAGCTCCTCGAGATGATGAGCTTGTTCCTGAGCTCCTCGGTCGACTTCTTGGGTACGATGGCGGAGGCGAGGACTACCATTTCGAGCTCTATGTTGATCGGGGTGCCGAGCAGAGTGTCTTCTGCCTGGACCAGCAGGTTCTTGTTCGGGAGCTCCTGGATCTTGGCGACCCTGCCCCTGATGAACTTGGCGCCCTCGTCAGAGATTCTGTAGTAGAACTCTTCGTATGCCTTACCGAAGGACCTGATGTCCATGTAGAACAGGTAAGGCGTCACACCGGGCATCTTTTCCATGATCTGGTGGGCGTGCTTGAGCGAGTACATACAGCAAACTCTGGAGCAGTACTGCTGGGCGTCCTTGTCTCTCGATCCGGCGCAGAGCACGAAGCCTACGTTGTGGGGCTTCTGGCCGTCGCTGGGCCTGATCAGCTTGCCGCCAGTCGGGCCTGCAGCGTTGATGAGTCTCTCGAAGTGGATGCCGGTGATGACGTTGTCGTAGACGCCGTAGCCCCACTCCTCTTTCTTCTCAATCTCATAGAGATCGAAGCCGGTTGCCACGATGATGGAGCCGACCTTGATCTCGACGAACTCATCCTTCATGTCGAGGTTGATTGCCTTCTTGTCGCCGCACTTCTTCACGCACAGCTCGCACTTGACGCAAGAATCGAAGTCGACGGTGTACTTGAGGGGCACTACCTGCGGGTGGCAGATGTAGATTGCCTTCCTCGGGCCGAGGCCGATATCGAACTCGTTAGGCCTGCTTACCGGGCAGACAGTTGCGCAGTCGCCGCAGCCGTTGCAGGCATCCTCGATGACGCCTCTTGCCTTCTTCTTGACGGTGACGTTGAAGTTGCCGATGTAACCGTCTACGTTGGCGACCTCGGCGTAGGTCAGCAGCCTGATGTTGGGGTGCCTGCCGACTTCTGCCATCTTCGGGGACAGGATACACTGGGAGCAGTCGAGGGTCGGGAAGGTCTTGTCCAGCTTGGACATGTAGCCGCCGATGGTCGGCTCCTTCTCAACTACGTAGGTGACGATGCCCGAGTCTGCGAGCTTCATGGCTGCTTCGATACCGCCGACGCCTGCGCCGATGACCATTGCGGTCTTTTCGCAGGGTACGGACTTCTGCTCGAGCGGCTCGAGGAGCCTTGCCTTAGCGATAGCCATGCGGACGATGTCCTTGGCCTTCTCGGTTGCTCTCTCGGGCTCTTTCATGTGGATCCACGAGGACTGCTCACGGATGTTCGCCATCTCAAAGACGAACGGGTTTAAGCCTGCCAGCTCGGTTGCCTTCCTGAAGGTCGGCTCGTGCAGACGCGGGGTGCATGCTGCAACGACGATTGCGTCGAGCTGGTGCTCCTTGACTGCAGTCTTGATCTTTTCCTGACCGGGGGTCGAGCACATGTACGGGTAATCGTCAGCGATGACAACGCCCGGAAGGGTCTTCGCGTATTCGGCGATAGCCTTCACGTTGACGGTGCCGGCGATGTTGGTACCGCAGTGACAGATGAAGACTCCTACTCTGTTTTCTTTACCGTTTGCCATATCTTATCCCCTCACACAATCCTGTCGAGTAACTTGTCAACCTTGATCTGGTGCGCGCTCAGGCCGAGTTCCTCGGGACTCATGCCCTGGGCGAGGCCTAAGAGCTGCGAGAAGTGCAGCACAGGGATGTTGTACCTGTCGCCGAACTTTTCGGCAATCTCGACCTGGCCGAGGTCGAATTGCAGGTGGCAGAACGGGCAGACATCTACGATGACGTCGACGCCGACTTCCTGCATGTTCCTCAGCTTCTCGTTGGTCATGTCCAGCGCGTAGTCCTTCTTGTAGCCACGGACACCGCCACCGGCACCGCAGCACATCATCTTCTCCCTGTAGTCCAC harbors:
- a CDS encoding DUF169 domain-containing protein, yielding MSTYEELSSKLKSILALKGSPVAVKLVRSKEEVPAGIVELGEKVRHCEMVQKARAGEVFYAPKEKHACAGGASALGLMETPANIRSGDFYFSLGRFSTKNAAKRTVDEVPRLDEQYYATVYAPLEKAAFQPDAIVIIGNPKQLLRIAQANIYGSGGRNFIDFSGIQSVCSDAVAEPILTGEICASFGCNGSRKNAKIEDDELIAGIPVEKLESTVAALEKVAVAK
- a CDS encoding PAS domain-containing sensor histidine kinase yields the protein MRDLSELGSFAAEAIKNDTVSFIAWQRDGSIITVNPPFYELTGQSQEQVEKELWPGKFTTQESKAHILAGMDDQDLGREARKQEVSIVRADGTLLPVELIINRYQPAGGPVPIYYAFITEIVERKRSIRELAEKEELFRALSETALAAVLLVQNNRVIYANPEAMEMVGYSSDDLKNIYYWDLIHPDFKDEIIKYGDLLLHGKSLPARFEIKFVRKDGEERWCDVSVGPVVYKGKMSGVITALDITERKKSDLALKESEEKFRVLSELSPMAIFMYQGTKLIYANLTATMFTGYSREEIVQKDFWEMVHPKYKDMVRQYGLARQRGEPVPAEYEIEYITKDGELRWAQFTAGQIEYLGKPAGIVTAIDTTERKHYEIALADAKAQAELYVDLMGHDINNMNQASLGFLEMATDKLLATGYLSEEDLQLITNAVDSLKSSSSLIDSVRKLQKEKRGGLAPVVIDVTRILGDVKSQFSAVPGRNININYSAQSHCKVRANELVRDVFVNLVGNAIKHSSGDLTINIFVKSVAEQGQLFCRIDIDDTGPGISDERKQAIFQRSVRDQSKLTGKGLGLYLVRTLVDDYKGRIWVEDRVPGDYSKGARFVVLLPAVADSATNN
- a CDS encoding sugar phosphate isomerase/epimerase family protein; its protein translation is MPEVLLQLRPGGRFKDYIRAFDIAERSGFDGVEIESRAMGSDPERMNLLALEHGLPIKSVIAQDPLSYYLLDNTSDYEVIEEVDPEIVVFKTPSASVLSWPLRKIFSEQVRRYVEKLGKQKIAIENTYKTAVLSKPIFNIKGLRDFVYEHDLSVNFDVSDCAASGMDILLSCDMLIPRIKNVHFSDYGGQASRGHIFPGFGLLPLGMFLSRLREYKYKGPITLEVDPRDMPYDSEDHITLYNEIIGFIKSYF
- a CDS encoding formylmethanofuran dehydrogenase subunit C, with the translated sequence MEKVTLTPNGEKYLVLEAECITPDNFAGKTLEEIADMQVWEGNTTHRLGKFFDISGTTAATAEEQAIVINGSVPRVKYIGSKMTAGAILCKGDVDMYCGAWMKGGSILVKGNADAFAGIQMEGGDLVIEGNAGNYLGAAYRGDWRGMKGGNILVKGNAGCDIGEYMIGGTITVHGNVTINAGIHAGRAVGAKEPGGKIIIHGNAESRVGAQMTRGTIYVLGKIGTMMPGFALKSTEEVELDGKKMPFKVYTGDRAEAGKGTLYVKA
- the fwdA gene encoding tungsten-dependent formylmethanofuran dehydrogenase subunit FwdA produces the protein MSAKPLKVQNEVLIKNGYVYDPLNGVKGDVKDIAIQNGKIVEPSKLSTKAKVIDAKGKVVMPGGVDIHTHVAGPKVNVGRMYRPEDKLHDTMEHRTDLLRAGGGFSVPSTFVTAYRYAKLGYTFVNEAAMPPLLARHTHEEMHDTPILDQSAFTLLGNNWLVMEYIKKGQKENLDAYVAWILKATKGSAIKIVNPGGTEAWGWGKNCTDIDDPVPYFDVTPKDIITGLCETNERLGLPHSIHLHGNNLGHPGNYTTTLKTLALTENIRTNKKSGRNQNVHFTHAQFNSYGGTAWKDFVSKADEIANYVNNHDHLTIDVGFVTLDETTTMTADGPFEFTLHSTNHLKWANVDVELETGSGVVPFIYDSRNHVFGIQWATGLELGLLVKDPMKCFLTTDHPNAGPFTRYPVVASWLMSKKARDAKLATLHKWVAERTQIKDIDRELSLYELAQMTRAGPAKALGMSRNKGHLGIGADGDVSIYDLDPKTTDIGQQPEVLVKALEGAAYTIKGGDIVVKDGEVVSVDAPKYTIWSDADGFNNKEVMNDIVEKFLKYYSVTLNNYPVQDVYAPHQQVIKAGPLAGGN
- a CDS encoding formylmethanofuran dehydrogenase subunit B; the protein is MMESKTQATTEMKNLKVVTDVVCPFCGTLCDDIKVIMDGNRIVDTLNACVIGNEKFKSAQAGHRILAPMEREDNSAEFAPVSYDYAIERAAQILANARRPLMYGWSSTSCEAQAVGNELAEVCGAVTDNTASVCHGPSVMAIQTVGAPCCTLGEVKNRADLIIYWGCNPVHAHPRHMSRYTTYPRGFFTERGFKDRTMVVVDPRPTDTAKQADIHVQVEQGKDYELLDALRTVIRGEDIPDVVGGVKKEDIKALGDLCKSRKFGVLFFGMGVTQSIGKHRNIDIAISFVADMNKYTKFTLVAMRGHYNVTGSGQVMSWQSGFPFSMDFSRGYPRYNPGETAANDILQRQECDAALVIASDPGAHFPVSSMKYYAQIPTICIDPHETPTTGISKIVIPSTIVGVEEEGNAYRMDNVPIRCRKVCDAPEGILSDKEILERILARVKEIKAEKKGQ
- a CDS encoding molybdopterin dinucleotide binding domain-containing protein, whose protein sequence is MTNSIEVNLISGRTVWQGVAIEGHKHDDGYIKACGICELDVADMKKLHVFPGQTVKVTSAYGTVIVRAVKATQGPHPGLAFIPMGPWANQVISTEMYSTGMPSFKGVKVTIEPAPGETVENGIKLLQKTTLNLKQEA
- a CDS encoding hydrogenase iron-sulfur subunit, whose product is MADEFEPKILGILCNWCTYAGADLAGVSRAQYPPNVRVVRIMCTGRVDPAFIMEAFSLGADAVLVSGCHIGDCHYIAGNYKARRRVALTRKVLEEMGLDGKRLKMTFVSASEGALWAEVVKNMVADIKKLGPSPVQKKVAAAAHGAAAADDDLAELSKISAGKKVEAAPLQKQ
- a CDS encoding CoB--CoM heterodisulfide reductase iron-sulfur subunit A family protein, with the protein product MANGKENRVGVFICHCGTNIAGTVNVKAIAEYAKTLPGVVIADDYPYMCSTPGQEKIKTAVKEHQLDAIVVAACTPRLHEPTFRKATELAGLNPFVFEMANIREQSSWIHMKEPERATEKAKDIVRMAIAKARLLEPLEQKSVPCEKTAMVIGAGVGGIEAAMKLADSGIVTYVVEKEPTIGGYMSKLDKTFPTLDCSQCILSPKMAEVGRHPNIRLLTYAEVANVDGYIGNFNVTVKKKARGVIEDACNGCGDCATVCPVSRPNEFDIGLGPRKAIYICHPQVVPLKYTVDFDSCVKCELCVKKCGDKKAINLDMKDEFVEIKVGSIIVATGFDLYEIEKKEEWGYGVYDNVITGIHFERLINAAGPTGGKLIRPSDGQKPHNVGFVLCAGSRDKDAQQYCSRVCCMYSLKHAHQIMEKMPGVTPYLFYMDIRSFGKAYEEFYYRISDEGAKFIRGRVAKIQELPNKNLLVQAEDTLLGTPINIELEMVVLASAIVPKKSTEELRNKLIISRSSDQFLLEAHPKLNPFSTSTDGIFLAGCCQGPKDIPDTVAQAAGAAAAAAVPINQGKVMLEPIAGKVDDALCSGCGVCVGLCPYKAITMVDIEDGKRKANLNDAMCKGCGTCGGACPAKAIRMQHFTNPQIRAQIAALFTPAGGV